The genomic segment CCCAACGCTACCGGCTGGAGGCCCAAAAGTGCACCCGCTGCGGTAAAATCCACTTCCCACCCCGGCTAATTTGCAGCGCTTGCCACTCCCGGGAGCTTGAGGCCATTACTCTCCCCAGGCAAGGGAAAGTCCTCACCTGGACTGTCATCCACGTCCCGCCGGCGAATTTCAGCCTGGAGGCTCCCTACATCATCGCCATTGTCGAGCTTGAAGGCGGAGCCCGGCTGACCTGCCAGGTGGTGGACTGCGATCCTGACGAACTGG from the Candidatus Neomarinimicrobiota bacterium genome contains:
- a CDS encoding Zn-ribbon domain-containing OB-fold protein, producing the protein MKSPQYTREIPQRYRLEAQKCTRCGKIHFPPRLICSACHSRELEAITLPRQGKVLTWTVIHVPPANFSLEAPYIIAIVELEGGARLTCQVVDCDPDELAVDAPVELVFRRIKEDSPADIIQYGYKAVLRRG